In one window of Mesorhizobium sp. B2-1-1 DNA:
- a CDS encoding DegQ family serine endoprotease, whose translation MSPISILRRHRVAALLGAALIISPIVASFAESPNEVHNAVGTTQTPVAGVAAPNGSFAPIVAADKPAVVTVTTVMKGQPDAMSDASPLDGGGSPFDDYFRQFFGDQGMPGPKAPPQQSQGAEALGSGFIVGADGTIVTNNHVIDGASSIKVTLDDGTELPAKLVGRDAKNDLAVIKIKADKPLPTVKWGDSDKLMPGDQVLAFGNPFGIGTTVTSGIVSARGRDLHSGPFDDFIQIDAPINHGNSGGPLVDVSGNVVGINTAIYSPNGGSVGVGFAIPSDQAQKVVAKLMKGGEIEYGYLGVQIQPVTPDVASAIGLDHPGGALVSSVTEGSPAAAAGIQTGDLITGFAGQEIKDPKDLSRAVADVSPGKKEMLDVWRNGKTMQLSVDVGRNGDDAQTASVSGDSGAPGNGQGARLPAIGLGLMDITPDIRQQMNLPDNQRGAVVAAVNPDKAAAASGVQPGDIIIAVNQMPVKSARQATQAIAQAGKSGRKSVLLLVERGDAQIYVAVPFANG comes from the coding sequence ATGTCACCCATAAGCATTCTTCGTAGACATCGCGTCGCGGCCCTGCTGGGCGCTGCGCTGATCATCTCTCCCATCGTGGCCTCCTTCGCCGAAAGCCCGAACGAGGTCCACAACGCCGTCGGTACGACACAGACCCCCGTAGCCGGCGTAGCGGCCCCGAACGGCTCCTTTGCCCCCATCGTGGCAGCCGACAAGCCGGCCGTGGTGACGGTTACGACCGTCATGAAGGGGCAACCGGACGCCATGAGCGATGCCTCGCCCCTGGACGGCGGCGGCTCGCCTTTCGACGATTATTTCCGCCAGTTCTTCGGCGACCAGGGCATGCCCGGGCCGAAAGCGCCGCCGCAGCAGTCGCAGGGCGCCGAAGCGCTCGGATCCGGCTTTATCGTCGGCGCCGACGGCACCATCGTCACCAACAACCATGTCATCGACGGCGCGAGCTCGATCAAGGTGACGCTTGACGACGGTACAGAGCTTCCCGCCAAGCTGGTCGGCCGCGACGCCAAGAACGACCTTGCGGTGATCAAGATCAAGGCCGACAAGCCCCTGCCGACGGTAAAATGGGGAGATTCCGATAAGTTGATGCCGGGCGATCAAGTGCTGGCCTTCGGCAATCCGTTCGGCATCGGCACCACGGTCACCTCAGGTATTGTCTCGGCGCGCGGCCGCGACCTCCACAGCGGGCCGTTCGACGATTTCATCCAGATCGACGCGCCGATCAACCACGGCAACTCTGGCGGTCCGCTGGTCGATGTGAGCGGCAACGTCGTGGGCATCAACACCGCGATCTATTCGCCGAATGGCGGCAGCGTCGGCGTTGGCTTCGCCATTCCGTCCGACCAGGCGCAAAAGGTGGTCGCCAAGCTGATGAAGGGCGGCGAAATCGAATACGGCTATCTTGGCGTCCAGATCCAGCCGGTGACCCCGGACGTTGCCAGTGCCATAGGTCTCGATCACCCCGGCGGCGCATTGGTCTCCTCGGTCACCGAGGGCTCGCCGGCGGCCGCGGCCGGCATCCAGACGGGGGACCTCATCACCGGCTTCGCCGGCCAGGAGATAAAGGATCCCAAGGACCTGTCGCGTGCCGTCGCCGATGTCTCGCCCGGCAAGAAGGAAATGCTCGACGTCTGGCGCAATGGCAAAACCATGCAGCTTTCCGTCGACGTCGGCCGCAATGGCGACGATGCGCAGACCGCGTCGGTATCTGGTGATTCCGGCGCGCCGGGAAACGGGCAGGGCGCCCGCCTGCCGGCGATCGGGCTCGGCCTGATGGACATCACGCCCGATATTCGCCAGCAGATGAACCTCCCCGACAACCAGCGTGGCGCGGTGGTCGCCGCGGTCAATCCCGACAAGGCGGCGGCGGCTTCCGGCGTCCAGCCCGGCGACATCATTATCGCCGTAAACCAGATGCCGGTGAAGAGCGCCAGGCAGGCCACGCAGGCGATCGCGCAGGCCGGCAAGTCAGGCCGCAAATCGGTGCTGCTGCTGGTGGAACG
- a CDS encoding MBL fold metallo-hydrolase: protein MENWFSRSIVDDKTTMLTEPFVHDYVRANIWHLTGRDADLLVDTGMGICPLAPEIETPAGKPLIVVVTHIHLDHVGSLHEFALRAGPRMSAAQFESMDEAATYAYMFHDLDGAVSQLPAPGWKAADYKIPPAPLTRTLDEGDVVDLGDRRFRVLHLPGHSPDSIALFDEADGLFFSGDAIYDDRLIDDLPDSDKSAYCLTMRRLLDLPIRIGHGGHGPSFDGERMREIASAYLNRAAGP from the coding sequence ATGGAGAACTGGTTCAGCAGGAGCATCGTCGACGACAAGACGACCATGCTGACCGAGCCGTTCGTGCATGACTATGTGCGCGCCAACATCTGGCATCTCACCGGCCGGGACGCCGACCTCTTGGTCGATACCGGCATGGGCATCTGCCCGCTGGCGCCGGAGATCGAAACCCCGGCCGGCAAACCGCTCATCGTCGTCGTCACCCACATCCATCTCGACCATGTCGGCTCGCTGCATGAATTCGCGCTGCGCGCGGGACCGAGGATGAGCGCCGCGCAGTTCGAGAGCATGGATGAGGCGGCGACCTACGCCTACATGTTCCACGACCTCGACGGCGCCGTCTCGCAACTGCCGGCGCCGGGCTGGAAGGCTGCGGATTACAAGATCCCGCCAGCGCCGCTGACGCGCACCCTCGACGAGGGTGATGTCGTCGATCTCGGCGACCGCCGCTTCCGCGTGCTGCATCTGCCCGGGCATTCGCCGGATTCGATCGCGCTTTTCGACGAAGCAGACGGCCTGTTCTTCAGCGGCGACGCCATCTATGACGACCGGCTGATCGACGACCTGCCAGACTCCGACAAGTCGGCCTATTGCCTCACCATGCGGCGTCTGCTCGACCTGCCGATCCGCATCGGCCATGGCGGTCACGGCCCGAGTTTCGACGGCGAGCGCATGCGCGAGATCGCCTCGGCCTATCTCAACCGAGCGGCTGGTCCATAA
- a CDS encoding diphosphate--fructose-6-phosphate 1-phosphotransferase, producing MAGTFVIAQGGGPTAVINQTVVGATLEIRKRHPGAKVLGSIHGVRGIRDGNYVDLSAVPEDRLRLIAGTPSAALGSTRDKPDAAYCEVVLDGLKKAGADAFIYIGGNDTSGTQQILTDAAGGKIAFVHAPKTIDNDLEENDHTPGFISAAEFVAGAFLSVDLDFRALPGIYVGIVMGRHAGFLTAAAAAWQLDPDSGPHLVYVPERPFSATAFIEDVRATLDRHKRCIVAVSEGVSTADGKALVESLVPPEKLERDQHGNVKLSGSDLPAALERALAEGLPGKRARVDALGYMPRGYVGAISAVDAQEAFDAGAFAVTVAEQGGGSVALQYDGTKTVLKKVPLKNVAGKTRHMPENFMKPDANHLSDAGMAYLKRLVPEKYKVGNPFV from the coding sequence ATGGCCGGAACTTTCGTCATCGCGCAGGGCGGCGGCCCGACGGCCGTCATCAACCAGACCGTGGTCGGGGCGACGCTGGAGATCCGCAAGCGGCATCCCGGCGCCAAGGTCCTGGGCTCCATCCACGGCGTGCGCGGTATCCGCGACGGCAATTATGTCGACCTCTCCGCCGTCCCGGAAGACCGCCTGCGGCTGATCGCCGGAACGCCGAGCGCGGCCCTTGGCTCGACGCGCGACAAACCGGATGCAGCCTATTGCGAGGTCGTCCTCGACGGCCTGAAGAAGGCCGGCGCGGATGCCTTCATCTATATCGGCGGCAATGACACGTCGGGCACGCAGCAGATCCTGACCGATGCCGCCGGCGGCAAGATCGCGTTCGTGCATGCGCCCAAGACCATCGACAATGATCTCGAGGAGAACGACCACACGCCGGGTTTCATCTCGGCGGCCGAGTTCGTCGCCGGCGCTTTCCTGTCCGTCGATCTCGATTTTCGCGCTCTGCCCGGCATCTATGTCGGCATCGTCATGGGCCGGCACGCCGGCTTCCTCACGGCCGCGGCCGCGGCTTGGCAGCTCGATCCCGACAGTGGTCCGCATCTCGTCTACGTGCCGGAGCGGCCGTTCTCGGCCACAGCCTTCATCGAGGACGTGCGCGCCACGCTCGACCGCCACAAGCGCTGCATCGTCGCCGTTTCGGAAGGGGTGAGCACCGCCGACGGCAAGGCGCTGGTTGAAAGCCTGGTGCCGCCGGAGAAGCTGGAGCGCGACCAGCATGGCAACGTCAAGCTATCGGGCAGCGACCTGCCGGCGGCACTTGAGCGGGCGCTCGCCGAAGGGCTGCCTGGCAAGCGTGCCCGCGTCGATGCGCTGGGCTACATGCCGCGCGGCTATGTCGGCGCCATCAGCGCCGTCGACGCGCAGGAGGCGTTCGACGCGGGAGCTTTCGCGGTCACCGTGGCCGAACAGGGCGGCGGCTCCGTGGCGCTGCAATATGACGGCACCAAAACCGTGCTGAAGAAGGTGCCGCTAAAGAACGTGGCCGGCAAGACCCGTCACATGCCTGAGAACTTCATGAAGCCGGACGCCAACCATCTGTCCGATGCCGGCATGGCCTATCTGAAGCGGCTGGTGCCGGAAAAATACAAGGTCGGAAATCCCTTCGTCTGA
- a CDS encoding L,D-transpeptidase: protein MRELPQGLRPPRNGDAIETDSLVSRRAVLSGAGALALLGAAGCSTSGGGLPALELDDTVTGSVRPIRPSISVDKNITSPDLMYASLSDGGFNVPEVPYLKIKPEFRRQIVVDQTGEAPGTIVVHLNERMLYLVQPGGDAIRYGVGIGKDGFRWSGRANIQYGREWPTWTPPPEMIARKPELVKWQGGQPGGLTNPLGARALYIYQDGKDTGYRIHGSPEWWSIGQAMSSGCVRLINQDIIDLYSRVSKKNPVVVV from the coding sequence ATGCGTGAGTTGCCGCAAGGTCTGAGGCCGCCGCGAAACGGCGACGCAATCGAAACCGATAGTCTTGTCTCCCGCCGCGCCGTTTTATCCGGGGCAGGGGCGTTGGCCTTGCTTGGCGCCGCCGGCTGCTCGACTTCGGGCGGCGGCCTGCCGGCGCTTGAGCTCGACGACACGGTCACCGGCTCTGTGCGGCCGATCCGGCCGAGCATCAGCGTCGACAAGAACATCACCAGCCCCGACCTGATGTACGCGTCCCTGAGCGACGGCGGCTTCAACGTGCCCGAGGTGCCCTACCTCAAGATCAAGCCGGAATTCCGCCGCCAGATCGTCGTCGACCAGACGGGCGAAGCGCCCGGCACCATCGTCGTTCATCTCAATGAGCGCATGCTCTACCTCGTCCAGCCGGGGGGCGACGCCATCCGCTACGGGGTCGGCATCGGCAAGGACGGCTTCCGCTGGTCCGGCCGCGCCAACATCCAGTACGGACGGGAATGGCCGACCTGGACCCCGCCGCCGGAAATGATCGCCCGCAAGCCGGAATTGGTAAAATGGCAGGGCGGCCAGCCCGGCGGCCTCACCAACCCGCTCGGCGCGCGTGCTCTCTACATCTATCAGGACGGCAAGGACACCGGCTACCGCATCCATGGCTCGCCCGAATGGTGGAGCATCGGCCAGGCCATGTCGTCGGGCTGTGTGCGCCTGATCAACCAGGACATCATCGACCTCTACAGCCGCGTTTCCAAGAAGAACCCGGTCGTCGTCGTCTAG
- a CDS encoding LysE family translocator codes for MSFENWAAFAAASTILLVIPGPTILLVVSYALGQGWRTALPMAVGVALGDFTAMTLSMLGIGALLAASATVFTILKLIGAAYLVYLGVKLFRAGGALKAEPRTDAVSSARMMGHAWLVTALNPKSITFFVAFLPQFLDRHADFWTQMLIFETTFLALAFANAFGYALIASRARNLVRNPRAIRVFNRTGGTLLVGAGIATVAMRSGN; via the coding sequence ATGTCCTTCGAAAACTGGGCCGCCTTCGCTGCCGCGTCGACCATCCTCCTAGTCATTCCGGGACCGACCATCCTTCTGGTCGTGTCCTATGCCCTCGGCCAGGGATGGCGCACCGCACTGCCGATGGCCGTCGGCGTGGCGCTGGGCGACTTCACGGCGATGACCTTGTCCATGCTGGGCATCGGCGCCCTGCTGGCAGCTTCGGCCACCGTCTTCACGATCCTGAAGCTGATCGGCGCTGCCTATCTGGTCTATCTCGGCGTAAAACTGTTCCGGGCCGGCGGCGCGCTCAAGGCCGAGCCGCGCACCGATGCCGTGTCCTCCGCCAGGATGATGGGGCATGCCTGGCTGGTCACCGCGCTCAACCCGAAAAGCATCACCTTCTTCGTCGCCTTCCTGCCGCAGTTCCTCGACCGGCACGCCGATTTCTGGACGCAGATGCTGATCTTCGAGACGACCTTCCTGGCGCTCGCCTTCGCCAATGCCTTCGGCTACGCGCTGATCGCGTCGCGAGCGCGCAACCTTGTGCGCAACCCTAGGGCGATCCGCGTCTTCAACCGCACCGGCGGCACGCTGCTGGTTGGCGCCGGCATCGCCACAGTGGCGATGCGTTCAGGGAATTGA
- a CDS encoding autotransporter outer membrane beta-barrel domain-containing protein yields MFLPRMLGVFAATSLALLPNSAAFAACLLVPTAGNDTFICDSGDSGGSLNDLNGDNTLTFPAGGTGQVSGNVTFGVGSDRINMQSGTITGTVDQGGGADFFTIGAGTVIGNVQQGSGIDDFNISGGQIGSLNQGDGLDTFTMTDGRIVDFFDDGDHAVMTGGRIGRVNMKLDQNYFNMSGGAIDRNLVTGFDKDTIILSGGTIGGNISVSGGNDSVTITGGTVGGDVLMSFGADSFVWDGGGIIYGAVDLGADNDTAKLSNLTNSNMGGADALNGGLGTDTLSFDNVKLKGISRVQNWESIDATNDTELTLDGNLVLGDSGTGTGSLSVDAASTLYGGGFNASIQAFTAGQLADVVNAGRIDLTNGSTGATDRLTISGNYTGLGGLLLIQTELGDDSSASDRLVLSGGTASGSTGIGVVNVGGTGAETTQDGIMVVQAVNGATSSASAFALDAPVAAGAFEYYLFKGGVTAGRAENWYLRSSLITPTSPAAAPPGIGPTAAPEPEPPATEPPPPPSQLPHVPVPSEGDVNNPPVDPTPPVQAGDPELQPPPPPPAAPAADPPPPPPPVPTAVPDLPTPAAGEEILLYRVEVPVYSAVPPVAEHLAMTTLGTFHERRGEQSLLSNTELSPVWGRIFGQDAKMGWSGTVSPSFDGTLFGFQGGFDVFGQETASGGVDRAGLFIAYATMNGDVRGQALGQNDLGVGDIDLGGTSVGGYWTRIGPGGWYLDGVVMATFFSGDATSTRDIGIDVKGTGVTASLEGGYPIALAQGWTLEPQAQLIWQHLSLDDAEDRFASVSFDLDDNVTGRLGLRLQGETTLNGTVLQPYLKANLWHGSGGTDHVNFDTTDISTESRSTSFEFGGGVTAKVTDKVSLFATGDYTTNLGGDKRRILEGNLGVSIKW; encoded by the coding sequence ATGTTTCTTCCTCGAATGCTTGGCGTTTTTGCCGCGACGTCACTGGCGTTGCTGCCCAATTCCGCCGCCTTCGCCGCATGCCTGCTCGTTCCGACCGCCGGAAACGACACCTTCATCTGCGACAGCGGCGATTCGGGCGGGAGCCTCAACGATCTGAACGGCGACAACACGCTCACCTTTCCCGCCGGCGGCACCGGCCAGGTGAGCGGCAATGTCACCTTCGGCGTTGGTTCGGACCGCATCAACATGCAATCCGGTACCATCACCGGCACGGTCGACCAGGGCGGTGGCGCCGATTTCTTCACCATCGGCGCTGGCACCGTCATCGGCAATGTGCAGCAAGGCTCGGGCATAGACGACTTCAACATAAGCGGCGGCCAGATCGGTTCACTTAACCAGGGTGATGGCCTCGACACCTTCACCATGACGGACGGACGCATCGTCGATTTCTTCGACGACGGCGACCATGCGGTGATGACGGGCGGCCGCATCGGCCGCGTCAACATGAAGCTCGACCAGAACTACTTCAACATGTCCGGCGGCGCCATCGACCGCAACCTGGTCACCGGCTTCGACAAGGACACGATCATCCTTTCGGGCGGCACGATCGGCGGCAACATCAGTGTCAGCGGCGGCAATGACAGCGTGACGATTACCGGCGGCACGGTCGGCGGCGACGTGCTGATGAGCTTCGGCGCCGACAGTTTCGTCTGGGACGGCGGCGGCATCATCTATGGCGCCGTCGACCTCGGCGCCGACAACGACACGGCAAAGCTGAGCAACCTGACCAATTCCAATATGGGCGGCGCCGACGCGCTGAATGGTGGCCTCGGCACCGACACGCTGAGTTTCGACAACGTCAAGCTCAAAGGCATCAGCCGGGTGCAGAACTGGGAGAGCATCGACGCCACCAATGACACCGAACTCACGCTGGACGGCAATCTGGTGCTGGGAGACAGCGGCACCGGCACAGGCTCGCTCAGCGTCGATGCCGCAAGCACGCTCTATGGCGGCGGCTTCAACGCGTCGATACAGGCCTTTACGGCGGGCCAGCTTGCGGACGTCGTCAATGCCGGCCGCATCGACCTGACCAATGGCAGTACAGGCGCGACGGATCGGCTGACGATTTCGGGCAATTACACCGGGCTTGGCGGCCTGCTGCTCATCCAGACAGAACTCGGCGATGATTCCTCGGCCTCGGACAGGCTGGTGCTGTCGGGCGGCACGGCTTCCGGCTCGACCGGCATCGGGGTGGTCAATGTCGGCGGCACGGGTGCCGAGACGACGCAGGACGGCATCATGGTCGTCCAGGCGGTCAATGGCGCCACCTCCAGCGCCAGCGCCTTCGCGCTCGACGCGCCGGTCGCGGCGGGCGCCTTCGAATATTATCTGTTCAAGGGTGGCGTCACCGCAGGCCGCGCCGAGAACTGGTATCTGCGCTCGTCGTTGATAACGCCGACATCGCCGGCCGCGGCGCCGCCGGGGATCGGACCGACGGCGGCGCCCGAGCCCGAACCTCCGGCAACCGAGCCGCCGCCGCCGCCTTCCCAACTGCCGCACGTGCCCGTGCCGTCCGAAGGCGACGTCAACAATCCGCCGGTCGATCCGACGCCGCCGGTGCAGGCCGGCGATCCGGAGCTCCAGCCCCCGCCACCCCCGCCGGCGGCACCGGCGGCTGATCCGCCACCGCCGCCCCCGCCCGTCCCGACTGCGGTGCCCGATCTTCCGACGCCCGCGGCAGGGGAGGAGATCCTGCTCTACCGTGTCGAGGTCCCGGTCTATTCGGCGGTTCCGCCGGTGGCCGAGCATCTGGCGATGACGACACTTGGTACTTTCCATGAACGGCGAGGCGAACAGAGCCTGTTGTCAAACACCGAACTCTCTCCGGTCTGGGGCCGTATCTTCGGCCAGGACGCGAAGATGGGCTGGTCGGGAACGGTTTCGCCGTCGTTCGACGGCACCTTGTTCGGGTTCCAGGGCGGCTTCGACGTGTTTGGCCAGGAAACCGCTTCAGGTGGCGTCGATCGTGCCGGCCTGTTCATCGCCTATGCCACCATGAACGGCGATGTGCGCGGCCAGGCGCTGGGGCAGAACGATCTGGGCGTCGGCGACATCGATCTCGGCGGCACCAGCGTCGGCGGCTACTGGACCCGTATCGGTCCCGGGGGCTGGTACCTGGACGGGGTCGTCATGGCCACTTTTTTCAGCGGCGATGCGACCTCGACCCGCGACATCGGCATCGATGTCAAGGGAACCGGCGTCACCGCTTCGCTGGAAGGGGGCTACCCGATCGCGCTGGCGCAAGGCTGGACGCTCGAACCGCAGGCGCAACTGATTTGGCAGCATCTATCGCTCGACGATGCCGAGGATCGCTTCGCGTCGGTTTCCTTCGATCTCGACGACAACGTCACCGGACGCCTCGGCCTGCGCCTGCAGGGCGAGACGACATTGAACGGCACCGTGCTGCAACCTTACCTCAAGGCCAATCTCTGGCACGGTTCCGGTGGCACGGATCACGTCAACTTCGACACCACCGACATCTCGACCGAAAGCCGCTCGACCTCGTTCGAATTCGGCGGCGGCGTGACCGCCAAGGTGACGGACAAGGTCAGCCTCTTCGCCACCGGCGACTACACCACCAATCTCGGCGGTGACAAGCGGCGCATCCTTGAGGGCAATCTCGGCGTCAGCATCAAGTGGTGA
- the xylB gene encoding xylulokinase: MYLGLDLGTSGVKALLIDAEQTVIGSGHGALDVSRPHPGWSEQDPAHWLRACEDAIAELKASHPWQFAAVKGIGLSGQMHGATLLDASDKVLRPCILWNDTRSHAEAAALDADPRFRELTGNIVFPGFTAPKLAWVKNNEPAIFAKVAKVLLPKDFLRLWLTGEHISEMSDSAGTSWLDVGKRRWSADLLAATSLDEKHMPSLVEGTQKAGGLRGELASKWGVEAGIPIAGGAGDNAASACGMGTVRAGHAFVSLGTSGVLFAANASYLPNPASAVHTFCHALPDTWHQMGVILSATDSLNWLSEITGKGAGELTSELGDTLKAPTGVSFLPYLSGERTPHNDSVIRGSFTGLAHESSRAVLTQAVLEGVAFAFRDSLEALKTAGTSLMRVTAIGGGSRSRYWLKAIATALQLPVDIPADGDFGAAFGAARLGLIAATDTDPLDVCTAPRTDATIEPDAGLDGAFADAYQRYRGLYPAIRAATA, encoded by the coding sequence ATGTATCTCGGCCTCGACCTTGGCACGTCGGGCGTCAAGGCGCTGCTGATCGATGCCGAACAGACCGTCATCGGTTCCGGCCATGGCGCGCTCGACGTTTCGCGGCCGCATCCCGGCTGGTCCGAACAGGATCCAGCCCACTGGCTACGCGCCTGCGAAGACGCGATTGCCGAACTGAAGGCCTCCCATCCCTGGCAGTTCGCGGCGGTGAAAGGCATTGGCCTATCCGGTCAGATGCATGGCGCCACCTTGCTCGATGCCTCTGACAAGGTGCTGCGCCCCTGCATTCTGTGGAACGATACGCGCAGCCATGCCGAGGCAGCCGCGCTCGACGCCGATCCGCGGTTTCGCGAGCTGACCGGCAACATCGTCTTTCCCGGTTTCACCGCGCCGAAGCTCGCCTGGGTGAAGAACAACGAACCCGCCATTTTCGCCAAAGTGGCCAAGGTGCTGCTGCCCAAGGATTTCCTGCGGCTGTGGCTGACCGGCGAACATATTTCGGAAATGTCGGACTCGGCTGGCACTTCCTGGCTCGACGTTGGGAAGCGGCGCTGGTCCGCCGACCTGCTCGCGGCCACGTCGCTCGACGAAAAGCACATGCCATCCCTGGTCGAGGGTACGCAGAAGGCCGGTGGGCTGCGCGGCGAGCTGGCGTCGAAATGGGGCGTCGAAGCCGGCATCCCGATTGCCGGCGGCGCCGGCGACAATGCGGCTTCCGCCTGCGGCATGGGCACGGTCCGTGCCGGCCATGCGTTCGTGTCTCTGGGCACGTCAGGCGTGCTGTTTGCCGCCAATGCCTCCTATCTGCCCAACCCGGCAAGCGCGGTCCACACTTTCTGCCATGCGCTGCCTGACACCTGGCATCAGATGGGCGTCATCCTGTCGGCCACCGATTCGCTCAATTGGCTGTCCGAGATTACCGGCAAGGGCGCAGGCGAGTTGACATCGGAACTGGGCGATACACTGAAGGCGCCGACCGGCGTGTCCTTCCTGCCCTATCTCTCGGGCGAGCGCACGCCACACAATGATTCCGTCATTCGCGGCTCCTTTACCGGACTGGCGCATGAATCGAGCCGCGCCGTCCTGACCCAGGCCGTGCTGGAAGGCGTGGCCTTCGCCTTTCGCGACAGCCTCGAGGCGTTGAAGACTGCGGGCACGAGCTTGATGCGTGTGACGGCGATCGGCGGCGGCTCGCGCTCGCGCTACTGGCTGAAGGCCATCGCCACCGCGCTTCAGCTGCCTGTCGACATTCCCGCCGACGGCGATTTCGGCGCCGCCTTCGGCGCGGCCCGGCTCGGCCTGATCGCAGCGACGGACACTGATCCGCTCGATGTCTGCACGGCGCCGAGGACCGATGCAACGATCGAACCGGATGCCGGCTTGGATGGTGCATTTGCCGATGCCTACCAGCGCTACCGCGGGCTTTATCCGGCGATCAGGGCGGCAACGGCGTGA
- a CDS encoding nuclear transport factor 2 family protein, with amino-acid sequence MTDLNKIAESYITAWNESDAARRQALLKATFTEDVSYRDPIMQGDGHEGVAALIDGVQQRFAGFRFSLKGTPDGFADKIRFSWNLGPEGTPSIIEGTDIGVIENGRLKSITGFLDKVPAQ; translated from the coding sequence ATGACCGATCTCAACAAGATCGCCGAAAGCTACATCACCGCCTGGAACGAGAGCGACGCCGCGCGCCGTCAGGCGCTGCTCAAGGCGACTTTCACCGAAGACGTCAGCTATCGCGATCCCATCATGCAGGGCGACGGCCATGAAGGCGTCGCGGCGCTGATCGACGGCGTGCAGCAGCGCTTTGCCGGCTTCCGCTTCTCGCTGAAAGGCACACCGGACGGGTTTGCCGACAAAATCCGCTTTTCCTGGAACCTCGGCCCGGAGGGCACACCGTCCATCATCGAAGGCACCGATATCGGCGTCATCGAGAACGGCCGCCTGAAGAGCATTACCGGCTTCCTCGACAAGGTGCCGGCGCAGTGA
- the xylA gene encoding xylose isomerase produces the protein MSSGFFGDIQKIKYEGPDSANPLAYRFYNPDELVAGKRLEDHLRFAVAYWHSFAWPGGDPFGGQTFDRPWFPKAGGIDTMELAKLKADVAFEMFSLLGAPYFCFHDADVRPEGKDFSESSARLDEIADYFATKMKQTGVKLLWGTANLFSHRRFMSGAATNPDPDVFAYAAATVKSCIDVTKRLKGENYVLWGGREGYETLLNTDLAREQEQAGRFLNLVVDYKHKIGFKGTILIEPKPQEPTKHQYDYDVATVYGFLKRFGLEKEVKLNIEQGHAILAGHSFEHELALANALGIFGSIDMNRNDYQSGWDTDQFPNNVPEMALAYYQILQAGGFKTGGTNFDAKLRRQSLDPQDLLIGHIGGMDACARGLKAAAKMVEDKALSAPLAERYAGWNSGEAKAMLAGKRTLEDIAERVVKKKIEPQPRSGRQELLENIVNRYV, from the coding sequence ATGAGCAGCGGCTTTTTCGGCGACATCCAGAAGATCAAATATGAGGGGCCGGATTCGGCTAATCCGCTGGCTTACCGGTTCTACAACCCGGACGAGCTGGTGGCCGGCAAGCGGCTGGAAGACCATCTGCGCTTCGCCGTCGCCTACTGGCATTCCTTCGCCTGGCCGGGCGGCGATCCGTTCGGCGGCCAGACCTTCGATCGGCCGTGGTTCCCCAAGGCCGGCGGCATCGACACGATGGAACTGGCAAAACTGAAAGCAGACGTCGCCTTCGAGATGTTCTCGCTGCTCGGCGCGCCCTATTTCTGCTTCCACGATGCCGACGTGCGGCCCGAGGGCAAGGATTTTTCGGAAAGTTCCGCGCGCCTCGACGAGATCGCGGACTATTTCGCCACCAAGATGAAGCAGACTGGCGTCAAGCTCTTGTGGGGCACGGCGAACCTGTTCTCGCACCGCCGCTTCATGTCGGGCGCCGCGACAAACCCCGATCCGGATGTGTTTGCCTATGCGGCGGCGACGGTGAAGAGCTGCATCGACGTCACCAAGCGGCTGAAGGGTGAGAACTATGTGCTTTGGGGCGGACGTGAGGGCTATGAGACGCTGCTCAACACCGACCTTGCCCGCGAGCAGGAGCAGGCCGGCCGTTTCCTCAACCTCGTCGTCGACTACAAGCACAAAATCGGCTTCAAAGGCACGATCCTGATCGAGCCGAAGCCGCAGGAACCCACAAAACACCAGTACGACTACGATGTCGCGACCGTCTATGGCTTCCTCAAGCGCTTCGGCCTGGAGAAGGAGGTCAAGCTCAACATCGAGCAGGGCCACGCCATCCTCGCCGGCCATTCCTTCGAGCACGAGCTGGCGTTGGCCAATGCGCTCGGCATCTTCGGCTCGATCGACATGAACCGCAACGACTACCAGTCGGGCTGGGACACCGACCAGTTCCCCAACAATGTGCCGGAGATGGCCCTGGCCTATTACCAGATCCTGCAGGCGGGCGGCTTCAAGACCGGCGGCACCAATTTCGACGCCAAGCTGCGCCGCCAGTCGCTCGATCCGCAGGACCTGCTGATCGGCCATATCGGCGGCATGGATGCCTGCGCGCGCGGCCTGAAGGCAGCCGCCAAGATGGTCGAAGACAAGGCGCTGTCGGCTCCACTCGCCGAGCGCTACGCAGGCTGGAACAGCGGCGAGGCCAAGGCGATGCTTGCCGGCAAGCGCACGCTGGAGGACATCGCCGAGCGCGTGGTGAAGAAGAAGATCGAACCGCAGCCGCGCTCCGGCCGTCAGGAACTGCTGGAAAACATCGTCAACCGCTACGTGTAA